The Vigna radiata var. radiata cultivar VC1973A chromosome 6, Vradiata_ver6, whole genome shotgun sequence DNA segment TAAAACTTTATACTCTTtcttaataatagtaataatagacaTTCAATGCACATATGCATATAGTTAATGTGTTTCATTTATGAGATGgttatatattcttatttataagaTGTTTAGGAGAACTATATTCTCATACTTCCATATGAATAGctcgataaaaaaaatataacacaaaatcaattttcatactttcagttatattttaaatgaatctttaattttttatataaacattatagAGTAttttttgattgaattttttcTTATCTGGACTTACCTGTCTTGTAAAAGACATACGAGGATTATGTTAAATGTGTTAGAGAGCCAAAATCTAAAACTGgtaaaaatatttgtcattaATGAAAAACAACCATAAAGACACCACTCTAGAATATGTAACTCAATTTGTAGCCATTCAAGATGGGACAAATCTCAAGACTCTACACAAATTCATAACTCGTAAAAACATTCACCTCATTGTCGAAACAAGTTAAAAGTTTTACGGGTAGATGAGTAGCTTCCAAGATTTAAAGGCACACATGTTACCTTCCAAGGATGAGGCATTTCATCCTTTTACTCTAAATATTGCTTGAGCTAACCTCCCAAGAGGAATCAACCTCAACATTCGAACGTATGATGGTACCACCAACCCGATCACACATTATAAAACTTATCTGATCTAAGTATACATTCATACTCGGGATACGAGAGTGTATTTGATTGGTGAATTTGATTGTGTTGAATGTTTGTTACGTTGAATTATCCCAATGAGTTTTGTGTTGATTGGGGAATTTTagatttgatcaattgaacCAAGTGGTATTTTTCATAACAATAAAAGTTGTTGACGACCAACATACTAAGGAAGGAATATTGATTTTACCATTTGAACATGTTCTCTTTCTCCAAATCATagaattttatctatttttttttatacaatgtTGAGCGGTGAAAGATTGGCATTAAACGCTAATTCATTTGGCATGACTGAGAGCATTTTAGCTTTAGGTCGCTAAATGTCGTATATTGCAAATGATATAGCGTTGAGTGAAGTCACGGTGTTGTTAAATGCCCATTTTTACGAATGATTTAACATTAAACGATGTCAGGATGTGATTAAACATCATTCTTATATTATAGATATGAAACCTTTTAACTTTAGGGTGTTGACCATCACAAAGTGCAACTCAACGCAACTTGGTAAaagacatgaaaaaaaataataataatatagagtTAGGTGATAAAGTGTTGAGAAATATGTGATATTGCTACACTTGTTAGTTTTTAAGAAATACTGAATtagattcattttaaaaaaaatgagtaaaattaatatatgtttaagttttaatttatttaattatattaattgtttttattaatatccgagttaaaagaataaaaaagattaaaataacaaatactttttatttatcaagatatttcttattatcggatagaaatattattttttctaataatttttcttgctataatttataatatttgttcacTTTCCAATATCAGTATCATCtaaaaaacatgtaaatttaattatataaaagaataaataaattataaaaatcaagaaaaaaaatagtgaaataaaatatcgaaaaacaatataaaaccaagaagaaaatatttaagtaCATATTGTCGTAATGAGTAACAATCACttatatagttataaaaaagATGATTGAGTAATTGGTTACCTTCAttgacatatttattaaataataatcgAGAAATTCTTATTACTGGTATTGTGGAcgatattttaaatgaattatattcattttaaaaaataagtaaaattaatatatgtttaagttttaatttagttgattatattaattagttGCAATAATAAAAAGGATTATAGAAagtaattgaaagaaaaaaatatgaaaataaataatagatactttttattgatatttcttattattagaaatattatattttctaataactttttttttgttataaattataatatttttttacacttttgtATACAAGTATTCATTTTATTGTTTGCTGTATCTGGAGTACCTGgaaaacatgtaaaattaatggtcaaaatcataaacaagcaaataaattataaaaattatgagaaaaaaacaataaaataaaacataaaaaaaataatataaaactatgaTAGAAGAACATATTCAATAATACATACCGTCGTTGATGGCATTAAACTTCATTAAGTGACAATCacttatacaattataaaaaggATGATCGGATAATGGGCTACAGTGTGACATACAATGACCCATACATCTTTGAAACAAGTCATCAGAAATTCCTGTAAAAAAACATTGAATTCTACACTTGATGTCACATAAAAAACGATTACTTAATACAGGTGGtgcaaaatttaacaaaatcataatCGTAATCATAATTCCAATagattttatctcaattttttccATAATTCTTTTCTAGTTATCTTTAAGATTATGAAATTGTGCAAAAAGATAAATCTCACTTGTGGTGTTTCATGAAGACTAAAgatctatttatagaaaaataattgacttgaaaatatttagtaataaaaagatattagtAATTTAGCTATTATTTTCTGTTATAATTAATGTAACGTTTTGACCTTgtatcttatttaatatttaaatgataattgACTTTTAAAaggtattaaataaaaaaaaattataccgaaaaaaaaggaaaaaagagagaaaattgggAAGAATATAGAACCTAAAGTAAATGGACTTGCCTAACTTGTGagactaaatattaaatatgtaataatcCTAAAATTTCTCAATCTGCAATTGACCAAAATTTCCTAAAATTGGGAAGAATATAAACATTTTGCGTTAGCTAggatttaaaattgtttttgtaaaacATGATATTGTCACTAATCCCTGAAAGGatatataaaaaggaaagaatgatgatatttagacaacaatttttgaaaatatttgaacattgattatgtgtcaatatgtgattgattaaaaattacttcataatcaataataataatcataaacattattgtgaagtaatttttgactaatcataaattgacacgtaatcaatgttcaaatgttataaaaaaaatgttgtgtaaACATGATTATCCGgaaaggaaaagggaaagtAAAATCTTTTTAATGCTGATTGAAGTTTCCCAATCTTTATTAATGATAGATATTCAATGCATATATTAATTGTGCCTCATTTTTTAGAGGGTTAtctactattatttttaagatcAAGAGTTCCATTAGAAAacacaaaatcattttttcataCTTTCATTTGTACGGTAAATAAACCATTAAGATTTtatcattgaaaaatatttaatatttaatatacattttcatcataaattatagaaaatatttaatatacatttttatccttgaaaatatttaataataaaaaatattaattgttttctcttataattaatatatatatatatatatatatatatatatatatatataatgtaattttgaCTCTGTATTGTATTTAAAAACAATCTGAAACAATCgaacatgtaaaataaaaacatgattttgTGTTAGTgagtatttaaaaaatgttttgtaaAGCATGATGCTTGTAACTAATGCCaaaaaagagataaagaaaaagaaaaatgagaaagaaatgTTCTATACACGTAATCTAAAAAGAGAATTTAATGCTCATTAAAACTTTACACTCTTTcctaataatagtaataatagacaTTCAATGCACACATGGCATATAGTTAATGTGTTTCATTTATGACATGGttatatattctaatttataaGATGTTCAAACACATAACTATATTCTCATAGTTCCATACGAAGAGATccataaatgaaaatgtttttttaacatctttatttgacacaaatttgataTCAGGTgtcaaatttttattagtttttttcttttaaatggaaATGAGTTTTTTAAAAACCGACGAGAATAGAATAGGAATTTTACAGATATGGAATTTCGTTTGAcggtttctttttattctttttcactttGTTTCTAAAGCTTCTTGTTTCCCATCATTCTTTCCATTCCTGGTTGCTTCATCTCTCCAATCCTTTGGTTTCTCCGTTGCACCGTTcgtctcatctcaacccaaaaAAAGCTATCTTTCACAAGGTAAGCTCTATTTCCTCTATCCCCTTCTTGGGTGGCTTTGGcgttgtgtgtgtgttttgtcATTTCGTCCCATTCTTGCATTGTGTGGGTTCTCTTTCTGTATCATTTTGTCCCCTTCTCGCATTGTTCTCTTTGgcattatttattcattttgtgttttgtgaacctAAGCTACCATTGATTTTTTGGTCTCTTtcgtgttttcattttttgtgcaGTTGCAATGGCTTTCGGAATCCCAAGAGTAAGTTAaagttttagtcttttatttagttgcattttttttgttagtaataacaatcttttcattattttttgattGAGAGAATATGACAAgtacaatattttcattattttttgatgatttggttgatatgacaagtacaatattttcattttaggaGGAATTTCTTGCAATCTGAATGGATCCTGGACGACGAGAACATAAGACTACTAGATGCGCTAGAGGTCTATGGATTGTTGTAGGATAATTGTCTAGTGTAAAAATGTAGTGtaatttagtttgttttgataGGATAATTGTCATGACAGTCATGAAAGATCTACCTTTAATCCGTTAATTTTGCATGTTTGGTAGGGTGAGACAAAACAGACTAAGAGACAAAActcatgaaaaatatttcttacgCAAGAAAACcttaacatgttttcctaagttaattttgtttaaatactTTAAATGTTTTATACTCATAATTACTATTGTTCTATTCtatatttattgtgtttttatttaactaaaattaattatgtggGTTAggaaatactttttatatatgtgtttAATGATAGCCTAAACTAAACATCATGTTAACTATTCCATTAAATACTATGAATAAAGTTTTGCAAATATTTTTAAGCATACATAGAGCACATAGTTGAGCgattaaatatatagataaaaaaaaagttaaaaacatatttactaaGGTCAAGGAAAATCTAAAGTTGAACTACTCTTAACATAAAatacacaattttcattataCTTTTGATGCATATGTTGCCTTTCTTGGTGCAAAATTGGCATGAGCATCCACGATCGTCAATATTTTAGGTATTGACATGCCACCAGAAATAACAATCTCTGCATCACAATATAAAAAGGTATTTGTTAAAGTATATAATAACATGTAAAATAATAgtaaggaaaagaagaaaaaccatTCATTGATGTTtgtaattcttaaaaaaaattggaatttgtttttgtaataaattttaatatattttggttcTCAAACTTTTacaatgaataaatataattattttaatctaactAACTTATCTTACGTGTGACATTTGAGTTGAAATATGTCAAATAGTATTAGCAGCTAAATCGTAAACTTATGTCTGGTTTActtgagtagatttggaagagagtaattgagagaatttgagaggatttgatgataatttttttttatttatttgaatagatttggaggtaaatgagagtgaatttggaagtaaatttttttaatctgtcacataaataaaatcgtacactaattctcataaattttacttccaaatctactttcacgtacctccaaatctattcaaataaataatataaaaattaccttcaaatcctctcaaatcttctcaatcactttcctccaaattcactcaaatgaACAAGACCTTAAAAGAtttgatttgaaaaacaaattatattaaaatttaagataaaaaaaaaatttcaatttcacattaaaatttagaactaaaaacatatttataattgatCGAGTTAAGAAGATTCGTACCTATTCCTTCTCGAACAGACAAATTTGGTCTTAGAATATCATTTGGACTAATGAGATAAATATCTCCAAGGTACAAATGATTGGTGGGAACGTAAACACAAAATAGTTCATCATCATCTCTATTCCTTAGTATCACCGAAGAAGTGATGAACCCAATTGCATACTCACCAACACGAGGGTGTCTTATGATCGCAACTTCCTTGAAAGCATTTGAGCTTTGATCTATGAATTAATTAACAAAGCTTAAAGTTTgctaaaaaaacatgaaaataatgatatagAGTTAGGTGAtaatgtattgagaaatatacCAGGTGATATTGCTACACTTATTTGTTTAGAAGCAACATATATGTAGCTTACTAAAGGCATTTTCTTGATGAACCATTCACCAAGAGTGAGAAGTGAAATTCCTAACCATGATGACATGAAAATTccaaccaaaaatataaaagtgatgGAAGTAATAAATCCAAGACCTGTAAATTGAGAAAATTTATCTGTTAAAGTTCATGATATAGTATATATCTTACAAACAATCTAACACACTATttcaagaaaattgaatttttagcAAATGATACAATTTCATCCTAAAtcatataactttaaaaaatgccatatttctaataatttatCTTTCTAAGTGAATAAActtagaaaatgattttataaaaaaatgtgtttactAATAATTAGGTAATAGATTCGAAAATCTTACCAAAAATATTGATTCCTAGATGATTATATATTGGAGAGAAGAAACCATCAACAAATCGGATAAATCCCCAAGTAACATAAAATGTTATTGCAATGGGAAGAAGGATGACACTGCAAATTACATCACAATCTTCTTCAGAAACTTAACAGATAATAATTCGtgtaaacaataataataataataataataaaaatcccAACTTTATAATGTTACAAAATGAAGAGAAGATGATACCATCCAGACATGAACTTCTTTGAGGCCCAGCTGcgaatcacttttaaaaatgcctacaaaaatgatttttttatgaattaagaaaataattgatataaaaaagagagagaaattgaagaaaatgatagagaaaaaaagaaaggaacctCTTGGCCAGTGTGATTATGGGTGGAAGTAACGTTGGGAGAAGTGGTTGATGATTTGGATCCATTTTCTGATAAGTTGGAGACAGGAATCAAGAGCTCAAGATCTCTTGATgccatctttcttttctttttcttctctctctctctctcacaaaTCACTGCATAACCTTATAACAGAATCTTAAACTTTCATTAACTCTTGCGTTGAAATCGTCATATAAACTTTCCTCTGTTGCGTGTTTcagattttattataaaattttgttacatttattttattcccatttttatttttttttattatatattatattatatttctactAGAGATATATTGTATGACCTCATGATTAATATCTAATGATGTAAGAGAAAGAATTAGGaggattttattaataaaaactttaagataatgatattttaacaacttttttgataataaattacgtatgttttattggtttgtatatttgaaatggacTAATCACATAAAcgattgtaaaaaaattgtaaaataaaaaagcaggaaaataaataacaaatacttTTATTGATCAATATGTATTTCTTATTATTGAGTAGGAAtactattttttctaataattttttttgctataaattataataaatttttacactTTTGTACACAAGTACTCGTCTCATTGTTCCCATTATCAGCAGTACCTGgaaaacatgtaaaattaatgatcaaaatcataaacaaacaaataaattataaaaatcatgacAAAAAAACAGTGAAATAAAACAtcgaaaaataatataaaaccatGGTAGAAGAACATATTTAAGAATACGTACCGTCATTGATGGCGTTATACTTCATTAAGTGACAATCacttatacaattataaaaaggATGATCAGGACTACAATGTGACTTACAATCATAAACACATTCGtcaaaattttttttagaaacaagTCTATATATTGAACATTGAGTTGTACAACTCAATCGACATAAAAAACCATGACTTAATACGGGTTgtgcaaaatttaaaaaaatcataatcataatcataattcCAATGGATTTTATCTCAAATTTCTCCATAAGTCTTTTCAAAatgctttttaaaattatgaaattgtaCAAAAACTAAATCTCACTTGTGGTGTTTCATTAAAGCTAAACatgaatttatagaaaaataattgatacaTCATTacccttaaaatatttaacaataaaaaaatattaaaaatttacttattattttctcttataattaatatataattaatataacatttctGCCATGAATCCAGATTCAGATGTATATAGTTAACAATTATTTGTTTGTAATCACATaagtgaaaaattaattttaatgcaGCAATGACTAATaggttacatttttttaattaaaagtgaaaaaagaagCTCGCTAATTTctaaactaatattaaatattatatcttttaagtctcaatattttaaaacacatataaactttaataatttactttttagttATTACCAATGTAGTATTTATtaatcaatattcaatatttaacaTTTGAAGTAGTATCATAACTGATGCAAATCGTTTCTAGTGATTTACTATTGGAATGGATTTGCAGATATGGATTTGTTGGTCATTGTGGTTTTCGTATTaaagaatgtgaaaaataatGAGGGAATGAAATTGCAGGATTAGTCTCTCTCCCTATCTCTCTTGGGATGAATGAGGAGATTTGTAGGTGAGAAGTGGTATTTTACAATAAGATAATAAGATAATAAGAtaataagataatgatattttaacaacttttttatacaagaaatgtgttatcattttattagtctgtttgaatttattttaaaaaaacatttgaaacggaccaattaCAAACTGCCACAtatatgttgtcaaaaaattattaaaagtgttaaaaagactttttcttttacaatacgattcttaattttttatcactTGCAATGGAAGAGAGAGTGTGCTCTCTGAAAGTCCAATGACAAAGAAAATTATTCTGGGATGTTGGAATTGGTTTGGGATGCTGAAATTGGCTCTTCAAGATAAAAACACTGCATTTGAGAATGGGTTCTGCTACATGGAATCAATTccattaatatatacataagtATATCACGaaattgactttttttattggtttatatatatatatatatataattattttttgtgtgggtaaagtttaaattataaaatgaaaaataaaaacaaaacggGCCAACTAGGGTTGGGTTAGTCCACCTTTGACCTATCAATTTTGTAAGTTAGGTGATGCTAGCCGAAACAGACAAATAGATTGAAAATATCAACCTGACCCATCATGTTTTGGCAAGCTGGTCTGCGTGTTACAATCCATTTTATCATCCTTAAATAAAAGTTGGaaggaaattttgaaataaaaatattatttttactaatgtttataaattataaattttggaaatttctaATATGTAAATCGAATGAATctgtaaattttaaatgtttgtcCAAAAGATATCGTATATaaagatatttcttttgaaaaattgatcttataagtct contains these protein-coding regions:
- the LOC106763781 gene encoding protein LIKE COV 3-like is translated as MASRDLELLIPVSNLSENGSKSSTTSPNVTSTHNHTGQEAFLKVIRSWASKKFMSGCVILLPIAITFYVTWGFIRFVDGFFSPIYNHLGINIFGLGFITSITFIFLVGIFMSSWLGISLLTLGEWFIKKMPLVSYIYVASKQISVAISPDQSSNAFKEVAIIRHPRVGEYAIGFITSSVILRNRDDDELFCVYVPTNHLYLGDIYLISPNDILRPNLSVREGIEIVISGGMSIPKILTIVDAHANFAPRKATYASKV